The Halomonas denitrificans genome window below encodes:
- a CDS encoding aminopeptidase P family protein, with product MPRTLLSAALVLLFVSTAIASPGDPGRAVLDPRERPAVENAIVADRLANLLPELMAETAIDLWLVLNREYAEDPVYFTLVPQPSFAARRTTMLLFHRQDDGSVQPMTVNRYPLGEPYESKWSGGDLEAQWQALGELIGELDPERIGINVSSTWPEADGLTHGLHRKLVAALPDGFEDRLVSAEDLVVRWFETRTKQEQDLYAHVVGLARGVIAEAFSNRVITPGVTTTDDVAWYIRQRYESMGLPIWFMPYVNIQRRGQECTAESAFCGVEGTIQRGDVLHTDVGICYLKLCTDTQEMGYVLRLGEDEVPDDLKKALAEGNRWQDLLTAEFEVGRTGNEVLAAAQAVMDDQRWAYNVYTHPIGFVGHGPGATIGMWDLPGAVPNTGDWPLYANTGFSIEGNIALPLERWDGQHVQIKLEQTSIFDGERVIYAAGRQTEWHVVR from the coding sequence ATGCCTCGCACGCTGCTGTCTGCCGCGCTCGTCCTCCTGTTCGTTTCGACTGCGATCGCCTCGCCCGGCGACCCCGGCCGCGCGGTGCTCGATCCGCGCGAGCGTCCCGCGGTCGAGAACGCCATCGTTGCCGATCGCCTGGCCAACCTCCTGCCGGAGCTGATGGCCGAAACCGCCATCGACCTCTGGCTGGTGCTGAACCGGGAATACGCCGAGGACCCGGTCTACTTCACGCTGGTGCCCCAGCCGAGCTTCGCCGCGCGGCGCACCACCATGCTGCTGTTCCACCGCCAGGACGACGGCAGCGTGCAGCCGATGACGGTCAACCGCTACCCGCTGGGGGAGCCGTATGAATCGAAGTGGTCCGGGGGCGACCTCGAGGCGCAGTGGCAGGCGCTCGGCGAGCTCATCGGCGAACTCGATCCCGAGCGGATCGGCATCAACGTCTCGAGCACCTGGCCGGAGGCCGACGGCCTGACCCACGGTCTTCACCGCAAGCTTGTCGCCGCGCTGCCCGATGGGTTCGAGGACCGGCTGGTCTCGGCCGAGGACCTGGTCGTGCGCTGGTTCGAGACCCGCACGAAGCAGGAACAGGATCTGTACGCGCACGTCGTCGGCCTGGCTCGCGGCGTGATCGCCGAGGCCTTTTCCAACCGCGTCATCACTCCGGGCGTGACCACGACCGACGACGTCGCCTGGTACATCCGTCAGCGCTACGAATCGATGGGCCTGCCGATCTGGTTCATGCCCTACGTCAACATCCAGCGGCGAGGCCAGGAGTGCACGGCAGAGTCAGCCTTCTGCGGCGTCGAGGGCACGATCCAGCGCGGCGACGTGCTGCACACGGACGTCGGCATCTGCTACCTGAAGCTGTGCACCGACACGCAGGAAATGGGCTACGTACTCCGCCTGGGCGAAGACGAGGTCCCGGACGACCTGAAGAAGGCGCTGGCCGAGGGCAACCGCTGGCAGGACCTGCTGACCGCCGAGTTCGAGGTCGGCCGCACCGGCAACGAGGTCCTGGCTGCGGCGCAGGCCGTGATGGACGACCAGCGCTGGGCCTACAACGTCTATACCCATCCGATCGGCTTCGTCGGCCACGGCCCGGGCGCGACGATCGGCATGTGGGACCTGCCCGGTGCGGTGCCGAACACCGGCGACTGGCCGCTCTACGCGAACACCGGTTTCTCGATCGAAGGCAACATCGCGCTGCCCCTCGAGCGATGGGACGGCCAGCACGTGCAGATCAAGCTCGAGCAGACTTCGATCTTCGACGGCGAGCGGGTGATCTACGCGGCCGGGCGCCAGACCGAGTGGCACGTGGTCCGCTAG
- a CDS encoding DUF3253 domain-containing protein, with translation MTDDDRWFEVDGRRWRRTDPAIPDSLEQELVAELMAARRAVKSAKDRSDESSLRDARARVQDAKVALGERGAPWWEPREEEALRERLSAAIRTLLRKRGDDKTICPSDAARIAGGEEWRDWMRLAHDVAWRLADEGWLDVLQDGERVSAPPPGPIRLKRRD, from the coding sequence GTGACGGACGACGACCGCTGGTTCGAGGTCGACGGCCGCCGCTGGCGCCGCACCGACCCCGCCATCCCGGATTCGCTCGAACAGGAACTGGTCGCCGAGTTGATGGCGGCCCGGCGCGCGGTCAAGTCGGCGAAGGACCGCAGCGATGAATCCTCGTTGCGCGACGCCCGGGCGCGCGTCCAGGACGCCAAGGTCGCGCTCGGCGAACGGGGCGCTCCATGGTGGGAACCGCGCGAGGAGGAGGCGCTGCGCGAACGCCTGTCGGCAGCCATTCGAACCCTGCTTCGGAAGCGCGGCGACGACAAGACCATCTGTCCGTCGGATGCCGCGCGAATTGCCGGCGGGGAGGAATGGCGCGACTGGATGCGACTGGCGCACGACGTGGCGTGGCGGCTTGCCGACGAGGGGTGGCTCGACGTGCTCCAGGACGGCGAACGCGTCTCCGCGCCGCCGCCGGGCCCGATTCGCTTGAAACGTCGCGACTGA
- a CDS encoding tandem-95 repeat protein, whose product MRRHPLLFALVGAIVVSFAAPSGVAHAQQSVNVSGSDGSARVDYTGDDWRLGLGMSDEGDVVAELLGVLAMGERDAWLAEGWFQDKAGGLKLNYHWLPGDGDPAMQDDLPGVWKLYVAADQNRWDDRKLSLGVGHEKENVFWSTQFSFGLTDERRVDDFSQLFEEFVTGTDPDGRPFRQLQTTNVLTETFEQAYDYGVGARVGRFFDAPNLRLQGGLDYEWGDFDSDQVTLSGTAEKFFTGTGHSLALSVEHYEKSGDFEIDDSDTRATLIWRYAFGRSYRPRTPAGAGAVAAAATVEAPVRNAPPETTTRVVRSNVDMEADAFFPLDSDDVREDSRARLQSVADLITSGPILGRVSVVGHTCDLGPAAYNMGLSMRRAEAVKRELVALGVDPEAIVIDGRGETEPLVPNTSEDNREMNRRVDVRFVRVVETEETVVVDPEPVEIAEAVVVREQEVQEVPAWVLRALRNPAQHKRTVDVYRFERTSTTVSLGDREFLNRAPVAENDVAVAARNGEGVFIDVLANDDDPDGDALSITSVTQPASGSVVNSGEFLTYTPAEGFQGEDSFTYTVSDGTDTATATVTVSVANDAPVAQSDSAETVSGVPVLIDVLANDSDPNGDELELVSVSSASGGTTSIVGDSVRYASDAGFTGTDSFTYTVRDAGGAEVTGEVSVTVTPATPNTPPVASDDFVLTDRNSVVVIDVLANDSDPDGDPLSIVELLDLPGADVGTFTVTEDNRVRFEPTNWSGAPLQVRYRISDGRGGFAEAIIDIKC is encoded by the coding sequence ATGCGTCGTCATCCGCTTCTCTTCGCGCTGGTCGGTGCGATCGTGGTTTCGTTTGCCGCCCCGAGCGGTGTGGCCCATGCCCAGCAGTCGGTCAACGTGTCCGGCAGCGACGGCAGCGCTCGCGTCGACTACACCGGCGACGACTGGCGGCTCGGTCTCGGGATGTCCGATGAAGGCGACGTGGTGGCCGAGCTGCTCGGCGTGCTGGCCATGGGCGAGCGCGACGCGTGGCTGGCCGAAGGGTGGTTCCAGGACAAGGCCGGTGGCCTGAAACTCAACTACCACTGGCTGCCCGGCGACGGCGACCCGGCGATGCAGGACGACCTGCCCGGCGTCTGGAAGCTGTACGTGGCCGCCGACCAGAACCGCTGGGACGACCGCAAGCTCAGCCTGGGCGTGGGCCACGAGAAGGAGAACGTCTTCTGGTCGACCCAGTTCTCGTTCGGGTTGACGGACGAGCGCCGGGTCGACGACTTCAGCCAGCTGTTCGAGGAGTTCGTGACCGGCACCGATCCGGACGGCCGGCCGTTCCGCCAGCTGCAGACCACCAACGTGCTGACCGAGACCTTCGAGCAGGCCTACGACTACGGCGTCGGTGCGCGCGTGGGCCGCTTCTTCGATGCGCCGAATCTCCGCCTGCAGGGCGGCCTGGACTACGAATGGGGCGACTTCGATTCGGACCAGGTCACGCTGTCCGGCACGGCCGAGAAGTTCTTCACTGGCACCGGCCACAGCCTCGCCCTGTCGGTCGAGCACTACGAGAAGTCCGGCGATTTCGAGATCGACGACTCGGACACCCGGGCCACACTGATCTGGCGCTATGCGTTCGGACGAAGCTACCGGCCGAGAACGCCTGCCGGCGCGGGCGCCGTGGCCGCTGCGGCGACGGTCGAAGCGCCTGTGCGGAATGCACCGCCCGAGACCACCACCCGCGTGGTCCGCAGCAACGTCGACATGGAAGCCGATGCATTCTTCCCGCTCGACAGCGACGACGTGCGCGAGGATTCGCGCGCACGCCTGCAGAGCGTCGCCGACCTGATCACCAGCGGCCCGATTCTCGGCCGCGTCAGCGTCGTCGGCCATACCTGCGACCTCGGGCCCGCGGCCTACAACATGGGCCTGTCGATGCGGCGCGCGGAAGCGGTCAAGCGTGAACTGGTCGCGCTCGGCGTCGACCCCGAAGCGATCGTGATCGACGGGCGCGGCGAGACCGAGCCGCTCGTGCCGAACACATCCGAAGACAACCGAGAGATGAATCGCCGCGTGGACGTCCGCTTCGTTCGGGTCGTCGAGACCGAAGAAACGGTCGTCGTCGATCCGGAGCCGGTGGAGATCGCCGAAGCCGTCGTGGTCCGTGAGCAAGAAGTGCAGGAGGTGCCGGCCTGGGTTCTCCGCGCGCTGCGCAACCCGGCGCAGCACAAGCGCACCGTCGATGTGTACCGCTTCGAGCGCACCAGCACCACAGTGAGCCTCGGCGATCGCGAGTTCCTGAACCGGGCACCGGTCGCCGAGAACGACGTTGCCGTGGCCGCCCGCAACGGCGAAGGCGTGTTCATCGACGTGCTGGCCAACGACGACGATCCCGACGGCGATGCGCTGAGCATCACCAGCGTCACCCAGCCCGCCTCCGGCTCGGTGGTCAACAGCGGCGAGTTCCTGACCTACACGCCGGCGGAAGGCTTCCAGGGCGAAGACAGCTTCACCTACACGGTGAGCGACGGCACCGATACGGCGACCGCCACGGTCACCGTCAGCGTCGCCAACGATGCGCCGGTTGCGCAGTCCGACAGCGCCGAGACCGTGTCCGGCGTGCCGGTGCTGATCGACGTGCTGGCCAACGATTCGGACCCGAACGGCGATGAACTCGAACTGGTCTCCGTGTCATCGGCCAGCGGCGGCACCACCAGCATCGTCGGCGACAGCGTTCGCTACGCGTCCGATGCCGGCTTTACGGGCACCGATTCGTTCACCTACACGGTGCGCGACGCCGGCGGCGCCGAAGTCACGGGTGAAGTCTCGGTCACGGTCACGCCCGCGACGCCGAACACGCCGCCGGTCGCCAGCGATGATTTCGTCCTCACCGACCGCAACAGCGTCGTGGTCATCGACGTGCTGGCCAACGACAGCGACCCGGACGGGGATCCGCTGAGCATCGTCGAGCTGCTGGACCTGCCGGGTGCGGACGTCGGCACCTTCACCGTGACCGAGGACAACCGGGTGCGGTTCGAGCCGACCAACTGGAGCGGCGCACCGCTGCAGGTCCGCTACCGGATCAGCGACGGCCGGGGCGGTTTCGCCGAGGCGATCATCGACATCAAGTGCTGA
- a CDS encoding NADH:flavin oxidoreductase/NADH oxidase family protein translates to MPLASNLTLPCGLTAPNRIAKAAMTEGLAEVVDGTAGVAGERIARCYRTWAEGGAGLLITGNIMVDRRYRERPANVVVDGPQDVRQRAGLERFSDAAKAGGGLAIAQISHAGRQSPKSIAPEPVGPSAVRVKLPGGLFATPRALDDGEILDVIDRFATTASELCRAGFDGVQVHSAHGYLLSEFLNPRVNRRDDRWGGSLENRARLLIETVRAVRDAIGPDKALSIKLNSSDFQKGGFSFEDCQQVVGLLHGEGVDLLEISGGNYEQPRMMGMDGLEPVFDEGVRASTRAREAYFMAYAEKILETARMPIMVTGGFRTRAAMDEALDTGVAMIGMARPLCADPDAPRRLLAGEIEALPAREASLRLGPGWLGPQSPIDTIKAANGFGAMAFYYRNILRLGDGEATKPRMNLFAALVKHQLQETKDAKRFV, encoded by the coding sequence ATGCCCCTGGCGAGCAACCTGACCCTTCCCTGCGGCCTGACCGCCCCCAACCGGATCGCCAAGGCCGCGATGACCGAAGGCCTGGCCGAGGTGGTCGACGGCACCGCCGGCGTCGCCGGGGAGCGCATCGCGCGCTGCTACCGGACCTGGGCCGAGGGCGGCGCCGGTCTACTGATCACCGGCAACATCATGGTCGATCGCCGCTACCGCGAGCGGCCGGCAAACGTCGTCGTCGACGGCCCGCAGGACGTACGGCAGCGCGCCGGCCTGGAACGCTTTTCCGACGCAGCGAAGGCCGGCGGCGGCCTGGCCATCGCGCAGATTTCTCACGCCGGCCGCCAGTCGCCGAAGTCGATCGCGCCCGAACCGGTCGGCCCGTCCGCGGTCCGGGTCAAACTGCCCGGCGGCCTGTTCGCTACCCCGCGGGCGCTCGACGACGGCGAGATCCTCGACGTCATCGATCGCTTCGCGACCACCGCGTCCGAACTCTGCCGCGCCGGCTTCGACGGCGTGCAGGTCCATTCGGCCCACGGCTACCTGCTGTCGGAATTCCTGAACCCGCGCGTCAACCGCCGCGACGACCGCTGGGGCGGCTCGCTGGAGAACCGCGCACGATTGCTGATCGAGACCGTGCGCGCGGTCCGCGACGCGATCGGCCCGGACAAGGCGCTGTCGATCAAGCTCAACTCCTCCGATTTCCAGAAGGGCGGGTTCTCCTTCGAGGACTGCCAGCAGGTGGTCGGCCTCCTGCACGGCGAAGGCGTGGACCTGCTGGAGATTTCCGGCGGCAACTACGAACAGCCGAGAATGATGGGCATGGACGGCCTCGAGCCGGTGTTCGACGAGGGCGTGCGGGCGTCGACCCGGGCCCGCGAGGCCTACTTCATGGCCTACGCGGAGAAGATCCTGGAAACGGCGCGTATGCCGATCATGGTGACCGGCGGCTTCCGCACGCGTGCCGCGATGGACGAGGCCCTGGACACCGGCGTGGCGATGATCGGCATGGCCCGGCCGCTCTGCGCCGACCCGGACGCGCCACGCCGATTGCTGGCCGGCGAGATCGAGGCACTGCCGGCACGCGAGGCCTCGCTGCGATTGGGACCGGGCTGGCTCGGCCCCCAGTCACCGATCGACACCATCAAGGCCGCGAACGGTTTCGGCGCGATGGCCTTTTACTACCGCAACATCCTGCGTCTCGGCGATGGCGAAGCCACGAAACCCCGAATGAACCTGTTCGCCGCCCTCGTCAAGCACCAGCTGCAGGAAACGAAGGACGCGAAACGCTTCGTTTGA
- a CDS encoding DUF1428 domain-containing protein, with amino-acid sequence MAYIDGYVIPVPTAKKAEYLELAELSAEVFREHGALSVVENWGDDIPDGKHTSFPMAVQCKDDETVVFSWVVWPSKAARDKGLKSSMDDPRFADMGPEAMPFDGKRMIFGGFETLIER; translated from the coding sequence ATGGCCTATATCGATGGATACGTGATTCCGGTACCGACCGCGAAAAAGGCGGAGTACCTGGAGCTGGCCGAACTTTCGGCCGAAGTCTTCCGGGAGCATGGCGCACTGAGCGTCGTCGAGAACTGGGGCGACGACATTCCGGACGGCAAGCACACCTCGTTCCCGATGGCCGTCCAGTGCAAGGACGACGAAACCGTCGTGTTCTCCTGGGTGGTCTGGCCTTCGAAGGCGGCGCGCGACAAGGGCCTGAAGAGCTCGATGGACGACCCGCGCTTCGCCGACATGGGTCCTGAAGCCATGCCCTTCGACGGCAAGCGAATGATCTTCGGCGGCTTCGAAACCCTCATCGAACGCTGA
- a CDS encoding FAD-binding oxidoreductase yields MSDRDLSRHRARVAALADALAGSSDPVRLKKRTSNLFRTREDGEFTALDVGSLNHVLAVDPDERTAEVEGMTTYADLVDATLPHGLAPAIVPELKSITVGGAVTGVGIESSAFRFGLVHHTVREIDVLVADGRVLTCGPDQRDELFRGFPNSYGSLGYATRVRLDLIPVRPFVQLDYEKFDDPDRLFEAIGRECATPTCDYLEGVYFGPGDFVLSRARFVEAPPAGASPSDYTWMKPYWKSLRSRRKDLLTVHDYLWRWDTDWFWCSRNVGAHLAPVRLLLGRKRLNSVTYQRIMRASHRFPLSLVSRLRPRTESVIQDVDIPIGNAAAFLADFEAEIGIRPVWICPFVVPKGDVPNDGAPNDDFSLFPLRTDTAYVNFGFWDMVRSREPDGFYNARVETLVAKHGGRKSLYSRSTYDEATFWDIHDREAYDALKRECDAGGRFPGLYEKAVGQR; encoded by the coding sequence TTGAGCGACCGGGACCTCAGCCGCCATCGGGCGCGCGTCGCCGCGCTGGCCGACGCGCTCGCAGGGTCGTCCGACCCGGTGCGCCTGAAGAAGCGCACCAGCAACCTGTTCCGGACGCGCGAGGATGGCGAGTTCACGGCGCTCGACGTGGGGTCCCTGAACCACGTCCTGGCGGTCGATCCCGACGAGCGGACCGCCGAGGTCGAGGGCATGACGACCTACGCCGACCTGGTCGACGCCACGCTGCCGCACGGACTCGCGCCGGCGATCGTGCCGGAGCTGAAGAGCATCACGGTCGGCGGTGCGGTCACGGGCGTTGGCATCGAGTCCAGCGCGTTCCGTTTCGGCCTGGTCCACCATACGGTGCGCGAGATCGACGTGCTGGTCGCCGACGGCCGGGTGCTGACCTGCGGGCCCGACCAGCGAGACGAGCTGTTCCGCGGCTTCCCGAATTCCTACGGCAGCCTGGGCTACGCGACGCGGGTCCGGCTCGACCTGATCCCGGTCCGGCCCTTCGTGCAGCTGGACTACGAAAAGTTCGACGACCCCGATCGTCTGTTCGAAGCGATCGGACGGGAGTGCGCAACGCCCACCTGCGACTATCTCGAGGGGGTGTATTTCGGCCCCGGGGACTTCGTGCTGAGCCGCGCGCGCTTCGTCGAGGCGCCGCCGGCCGGGGCGTCGCCCAGCGACTACACGTGGATGAAGCCGTACTGGAAGAGCCTGCGGTCGCGGCGCAAAGACCTGCTGACCGTCCACGACTACCTGTGGCGATGGGATACGGACTGGTTCTGGTGCAGCCGGAACGTGGGTGCCCACCTTGCGCCGGTCCGGCTGTTGCTCGGCCGCAAGCGGCTGAACAGCGTGACCTACCAGAGGATCATGCGGGCCAGCCACCGCTTTCCGCTGTCGCTCGTTTCCCGCCTTCGTCCACGCACCGAGTCGGTGATCCAGGACGTCGACATCCCGATCGGCAACGCCGCGGCGTTCCTTGCCGACTTCGAGGCCGAAATCGGCATTCGTCCCGTCTGGATCTGCCCGTTCGTCGTGCCGAAGGGCGACGTGCCGAACGACGGTGCTCCGAACGACGACTTCTCGCTGTTCCCTCTTCGCACCGACACGGCCTACGTCAACTTCGGCTTCTGGGACATGGTCCGCTCTCGCGAACCCGACGGCTTCTACAACGCACGTGTCGAGACCCTGGTCGCGAAGCACGGTGGCAGGAAGAGCCTGTACTCGCGCAGCACCTACGACGAAGCCACGTTCTGGGACATCCACGATCGCGAGGCCTACGACGCCCTGAAGCGGGAGTGCGACGCCGGGGGCCGCTTCCCCGGCTTGTACGAGAAGGCGGTCGGGCAGCGCTGA